In the Malus domestica chromosome 16, GDT2T_hap1 genome, one interval contains:
- the LOC103433179 gene encoding protein NEOXANTHIN-DEFICIENT 1-like isoform X2 has protein sequence MRVGLFSPSQLVVIAGLVWSPPTSCAWAAKVLVNSDEACKHGRKEVGLPSQVARFSKRITAVSRQPKSKNIGFLNVNGSSAAFCDSKDSMEVQVTEIKASSVKDSCNVNLTTFMPESSGELRGPTIKISLPSFSGGTEYYPNLLKYSCRIECRVRAVHPAKVSGPSLMPMNETKQSSEIHTSNAKNHATEEFVDKCNLLWESVMLSKPVLALEFSCMKMQVEAPVVVSNCKNSLATT, from the exons ATGAGAGTGGGTTTATTTTCTCCCTCTCAGCTCGTTGTGATTGCTGGACTTGTATGGAGCCCTCCAACGTCTTGCGC CTGGGCAGCTAAGGTGCTTGTGAATAGTGATGAAGCTTGTAAACATGGACGAAAG GAAGTAGGGCTTCCAAGTCAAGTTGCGAGGTTTTCAAAG AGGATTACAGCAGTTTCAAGGCAACCAAAGAGCAAAAATATTGGATTTCTTAATGTAAATGGTAGCAGTGCTGCCTTCTGTGATTCAAAAGATTCTATGGAAGTTCAAGTGACCGAAATCAAGGCTTCGTCGGTTAAAGATTCCTGTAATGTCAACCTTACCACTTTCA TGCCTGAATCGAGTGGTGAGTTGAGGGGGCCGACGATCAAAATATCACTTCCAAGTTTTAG CGGCGGCACAGAATATTATCCCAACCTTCTCAAGTACTCTTGCCGGATCGAGTGCAG GGTACGAGCAGTGCATCCGGCAAAAGTATCAGGACCATCTCTGATGCCAATGAATGAGACCAAACAATCTTCAGAAATCCATACTAGCAATGCAAAGAACCACGCAACTGAAGAATTTGTGGATAAATGCAACCTCCTCTGGGAATCTGTGATGTTATCCAAGCCTGTATTGGCATTGGAGTTCAGTTGTATGAAAATGCAGGTTGAAGCTCCAGTTGTAGTTTCCAACTGTAAGAACTCTTTAGCAACCACTTGA
- the LOC103433179 gene encoding protein NEOXANTHIN-DEFICIENT 1-like isoform X1, producing MGFGETKCSYGKPPWIFKGSALYQLHLVKAATVRACIPKDFRLVEAFGYTLGGFFLANYDDSPAGVFDELVVIAGLVWSPPTSCAWAAKVLVNSDEACKHGRKEVGLPSQVARFSKRITAVSRQPKSKNIGFLNVNGSSAAFCDSKDSMEVQVTEIKASSVKDSCNVNLTTFMPESSGELRGPTIKISLPSFSGGTEYYPNLLKYSCRIECRVRAVHPAKVSGPSLMPMNETKQSSEIHTSNAKNHATEEFVDKCNLLWESVMLSKPVLALEFSCMKMQVEAPVVVSNCKNSLATT from the exons ATGGGTTTTGGAGAGACAAAATGTTCCTACGGCAAGCCTCCGTGGATATTCAAAGGCAG CGCGTTGTATCAACTCCATCTTGTCAAAGCAGCAACTGTCCGAGCATGCATTCCGAAAGATTTCAGATTAGTTGAAGCATTTGG GTATACTCTTGGCGGCTTCTTTCTTGCCAACTATGATGACAGTCCAGCAGGAGTCTTTGATGAG CTCGTTGTGATTGCTGGACTTGTATGGAGCCCTCCAACGTCTTGCGC CTGGGCAGCTAAGGTGCTTGTGAATAGTGATGAAGCTTGTAAACATGGACGAAAG GAAGTAGGGCTTCCAAGTCAAGTTGCGAGGTTTTCAAAG AGGATTACAGCAGTTTCAAGGCAACCAAAGAGCAAAAATATTGGATTTCTTAATGTAAATGGTAGCAGTGCTGCCTTCTGTGATTCAAAAGATTCTATGGAAGTTCAAGTGACCGAAATCAAGGCTTCGTCGGTTAAAGATTCCTGTAATGTCAACCTTACCACTTTCA TGCCTGAATCGAGTGGTGAGTTGAGGGGGCCGACGATCAAAATATCACTTCCAAGTTTTAG CGGCGGCACAGAATATTATCCCAACCTTCTCAAGTACTCTTGCCGGATCGAGTGCAG GGTACGAGCAGTGCATCCGGCAAAAGTATCAGGACCATCTCTGATGCCAATGAATGAGACCAAACAATCTTCAGAAATCCATACTAGCAATGCAAAGAACCACGCAACTGAAGAATTTGTGGATAAATGCAACCTCCTCTGGGAATCTGTGATGTTATCCAAGCCTGTATTGGCATTGGAGTTCAGTTGTATGAAAATGCAGGTTGAAGCTCCAGTTGTAGTTTCCAACTGTAAGAACTCTTTAGCAACCACTTGA
- the LOC103433178 gene encoding serine carboxypeptidase-like 45, with amino-acid sequence MISLPWTTIVLTLLLLHITSSSFEAEAFPFLLDRITGLPGQPPVGFQQYSGYVTVDEKKQKALFYYLAEAEIDPASKPLVLWLNGGPGCSSLGVGAFSENGPFRPQGEVLVRNEHSWNTEANMLYLETPIGVGFSYSTDTSSYEGVTDHITARDNLLFLQKWLEKFPQYRNRSLYITGESYAGHYVPQLAELMLQFKKEYQFNLKGIALGNPVLEFATDFNSRAEFFWSHGLISDSTYNMFTSVCNYSRYVSEYYRGSLSPICARVMSQVSTETSKFVDKYDVTLDVCISSVFSQSKALLPQEVADTIDVCVEDEIVNYLNRPDVQKALHARLVGVRQWAVCSTILDYQHLDVEIPTITIIGNLIKAGIPVLVYSGDQDSVIPLTGSRKLVNGLAEQLRLSTTVPYRVWFGGQQVGGWTQVYGNMLSFATIRGASHEAPFSQPERSLVLFKSFLEGRPLPEMF; translated from the exons ATGATTTCCCTACCATGGACAACCATTGTACTCACTCTACTTCTCCTCCACATAACTTCTTCCTCCTTTGAAGCAGAAGCTTTTCCTTTTCTGCTCGATAGAATTACCGGGTTGCCGGGTCAGCCCCCAGTTGGGTTCCAGCAGTATTCGGGTTATGTGACCGTTGATGAGAAAAAGCAGAAGGCTCTGTTTTACTACTTAGctgaagcagaaatagatcCAGCTTCCAAGCCTCTTGTCCTCTGGCTCAATGGAG GTCCTGGTTGTTCTTCCCTTGGAGTCGGAGCATTTTCTGAGAACGGACCGTTTAGGCCCCAAGGAGAAGTCTTGGTTCGAAATGAACATAGCTGGAATACAG AAGCAAACATGCTGTACTTGGAGACACCAATTGGAGTGGGGTTCTCTTACTCAACGGATACATCTTCCTATGAGGGTGTAACCGATCACATCACAG CCAGGGACAATCTTCTGTTCTTGCAAAAGTGGTTAGAAAAGTTTCCCCAATACAGAAATAGAAGTCTGTACATTACCGGAGAAAGCTATGCTG GTCATTATGTTCCTCAGCTAGCAGAACTCATGCTCCAATTCAAGAAGGAATATCAGTTCAATTTGAAAGGAATTGCT TTGGGCAATCCAGTCCTAGAATTTGCAACCGACTTCAATTCAAGAGCTGAGTTCTTCTGGTCTCATGGGTTGATATCTGATTCGACATACAACATGTTCACTTCCGTTTGCAACTACTCGCGGTATGTGAGTGAATATTACAGGGGCTCACTTTCGCCTATTTGTGCGAGGGTGATGAGCCAAGTGAGCACAGAAACCAGTAAATTTGTTGACAAGTATGACGTCACCCTTGATGTTTGTATATCATCTGTGTTCTCCCAATCCAAAGCCCTCCTTCCTCAG GAAGTTGCTGACACAATAGATGTATGTGTAGAGGATGAAATAGTTAATTATCTGAACAGGCCAGACGTGCAGAAGGCGCTTCATGCTCGTCTTGTTGGAGTTCGTCAATGGGCAGTTTGCAGCAC CATACTGGATTATCAGCATCTGGATGTGGAGATACCAACGATCACAATCATAGGCAATCTCATCAAAGCAGGAATACCAGTCTTGGTTTACAG CGGCGACCAAGATTCTGTTATCCCGTTGACTGGAAGTCGAAAGTTAGTTAACGGACTCGCAGAGCAGTTAAGATTAAGTACCACTGTGCCTTATAGAGTCTGGTTTGGAGGGCAGCAG GTTGGTGGATGGACTCAAGTTTATGGTAATATGCTTTCTTTTGCCACCATTAGAGGAGCATCACACGAAGCGCCATTCTCGCAGCCTGAGAGATCACTCGTGCTGTTCAAGTCGTTTTTGGAGGGCCGGCCTCTACCAGAAATGTTCTGA